A single region of the Podospora pseudopauciseta strain CBS 411.78 chromosome 1, whole genome shotgun sequence genome encodes:
- the MGR2 gene encoding subunit of TIM23 translocase complex (COG:S; EggNog:ENOG503P5HI; BUSCO:EOG09265KNL), with amino-acid sequence MPPPPQHGVGQSNVDKFKMGMLMGGTVGCIIGFIFGTVNIFRYGAGPNGIMRTLGQYMLGSGATFGFFMSIGSVIRSDSSPIIQEAYLRAQRRPIIMTSGAFRPYQQPVRRSNDN; translated from the exons atgccccctcctcctcagcatgGCGTTGGACAGTCAAACGTCGACAAGT TCAAGATGGGAATGTTGATGGGCGGCA CGGTCGGCTGCATCATCGGCTTCATCTTTG GAACCGTCAACATCTTCAGATATGGCGCAGGGCCAAACGGCATCATGCGAACACTCGGCCAGTACATGCTGGGTTCCGGCGCGACATTCGG ATTCTTCATGTCGATCGGCAGTGTTATTCGGTCGGATTCGTCGCCCATCATTCAGGAGGCCTACCTCCGCGCGCAAAGACGCCCAATCATCATGACCTCTGGCGCATTCCGTCCTTATCAGCAACCCGTTCGCCGCAGCAACGACAACtaa
- a CDS encoding hypothetical protein (EggNog:ENOG503NVU0; COG:Q; CAZy:AA1), whose amino-acid sequence MGVIGIVKGLANFAALALSNTKPALPQKRTNGASLLGTLLFPLIPFMLTNNPLPDGYPWGKLTDSGTNPYVENPHTGVTRYYDFTISRGLIAPDGYEREVLLVNGAFPGPLIEANWGDMIVVNVRNNITNPEDGTAIHWHGFLQTETPWEDGAPGISQCPIPPGTSYRYEFLASLYGSTWYHAHYSAQYAGGIVGPMVIHGPTQAKYDVDLGPILLSDWYHKEYHDIVEEMLKPNGSPRVVSDNNLINGKMNFDCSTVAPGDKTPCTNNAGISKFRFQTGKTHRLRLVNTGGDGVQRFTIDGHTFTVIAEDFTPVKPYKTNMVILGVGQRTDVLVTANVGKPDSAFWMRSNLTNCSPNRQPNAVAAVYYDKADTDKAPTSQAWNIPEDPSCTNEDLAKTEPLYPMAVPKPTYTQTMEIELFKNASDVTLWKFNGVSMRTHYNEPVLLVANEGNFTFPREWNVVNYYSNSSVRIIVRNRSAGPHPMHLHGHNPYILHEGPGDWDGTITRPSNPHRRDVHIVRGNGHLVMQFDGNPGIWSFHCHIVWHASGGFLANLVVEPKKVDWLRIPRDVERNCKAWDWWTRFNVVPQIDSGA is encoded by the exons ATGGGTGTCATTGGCATAGTCAAGGGGCTTGCCAACTTTGCTGCCCTGGCTCTTTCTAATACCAAACCGGCGTTACCTCAGAAGAGGACAAATGG CGCCTCTCTTCTTGGGACGTTATTATTCCCACTGATTCCTTTCATGCTTACCAACAACCCTCTTCCTGACGGCTATCCATGGGGCAAGCTCACAGACTCGGGGACCAACCCTTATGTCGAAAACCCACACACGGGCGTGACGAGATACTACGACTTCACAATCAGCCGTGGGCTCATCGCCCCAGATGGATATGAACGCGAAGTTCTTCTTGTCAATGGTGCCTTTCCTGGGCCTTTGATCGAAGCAAACTGGGGTGACATGATTGTTGTCAATGTGAGgaacaacatcaccaaccccgaaGACGGCACGGCTATTCACTGGCACGGCTTCCTGCAAACAGAAACCCCATGGGAAGATGGAGCACCGGGTATCTCGCAATGTCCTATCCCTCCCGGAACCAGTTATCGATACGAATTTCTTGCCAGCTTGTACGGTTCGACGTGGTATCACGCTCATTACTCTGCTCAATATGCTGGTGGTATTGTTGGACCGATGGTCATTCATGGTCCTACTCAAGCCAAGTACGACGTTGATCTTGGTCCCATTCTTCTGAGCG ACTGGTATCACAAGGAATACCATGACATCGTCGAAGAGATGCTCAAACCCAACGGCAGCCCTCGTGTGGTGTCAGACAACAATCTGATCAATGGCAAGATGAACTTTGACTGCTCAACTGTTGCCCCGGGGGACAAGACGCCCTGCACCAACAACGCTGGTATCTCCAAGTTCAGGTTCCAAACCGGCAAGACCCACCGTCTCCGTCTGGTCAACACCGGTGGCGATGGCGTCCAGCGTTTCACCATCGACGGCCACACCTTCACCGTCATCGCAGAAGATTTCACCCCTGTCAAGCCATACAAAACCAACATGGTCATCCTCGGCGTGGGTCAACGCACCGACGTGCTCGTGACCGCCAATGTCGGCAAACCTGACTCGGCTTTCTGGATGCGTTCCAACCTGACCAACTGCTCCCCCAACCGTCAACCCAACGCCGTAGCAGCGGTGTATTACGACAAGGCAGACACAGACAAGGCGCCCACCAGCCAAGCGTGGAACATCCCCGAGGACCCCTCCTGCACAAACGAAGACCTGGCCAAGACAGAACCGCTGTACCCCATGGCCGTCCCCAAACCGACATACACCCAGACGATGGAAATCGAGCTCTTCAAGAACGCGTCCGACGTCACGCTGTGGAAGTTCAACGGCGTCTCGATGAGGACTCACTACAACGAACCTGTCCTGCTTGTCGCAAACGAGGGAAATTTCACCTTTCCGAGAGAGTGGAACGTGGTGAACTACTACAGCAACTCGTCAGTTCGGATCATTGTGCGGAACCGCTCCGCCGGACC TCACCCAATGCACCTCCACGGCCACAACCCCTATATCCTGCACGAAGGGCCAGGCGACTGGGACGGCACCATCACCCGcccttccaacccccacAGGAGGGACGTCCACATCGTCCGGGGCAACGGCCATCTCGTCATGCAGTTTGACGGGAACCCGGGCATCTGGTCGTTTCACTGCCACATCGTCTGGCACGCGAGTGGTGGCTTCCTGGCGAACTTGGTGGTGGAACCGAAAAAGGTGGACTGGCTGAGGATACCGAGGGATGTGGAGCGGAATTGCAAGGCGTGGGATTGGTGGACGAGGTTTAATGTTGTGCCGCAGATTGATAGTGGTGCGTAA
- a CDS encoding hypothetical protein (COG:S; EggNog:ENOG503NWCN), which translates to MSSWEPQSKKRRLDTDSGVGNGILNTKERFKPTSARDWTISIAVPTSIITSCVTREQRTTAAGSIARALAIFSVDEVVIFDDSPIEQRPRNFDPDAYTGDIEPAHFLEHLLNYLETPPFMRKVLFPIHPNLKSQGLLHGLDMPHHPHKDEWLPYREGLTLEAPPRSGKGTAVDIGMPETVTISEDIPPKTRVTLKMPDDSQGKPEPVNPAEPRTEGGYFWGYSVRKAKSLSDVFTSSAYEDGYDLSIGTSERGVPLSKVFPNHNQTATFNHMLIVFGGPRGLEFAAMNDPDLGQMGIQGARTKELFDHWVNVLPNQGTRGIRTDESLLIALTALRRLWDNS; encoded by the exons ATGTCGAGCTGGGAACCGCAATCCAAA AAACGCCGGTTGGATACTGACTCCGGTGTTGGAAATGgcatcctcaacaccaaagAGCGTTTCAAGCCTACAAGCGCTAGAGACTGGACCATCTCGATTGCCGTACCTACCAGCATAATCACCAG CTGCGTAACAAGAGAGCAAAGGACAACTGCTGCGGGCTCCATCGCCAGAGCGCTTGCCATTTTTTCGGTGGACGAGGTCGTCATCTTCGACGATAGCCCAATTGAACAACGCCCCAGGAATTTTGATCCAGATGCGTACACCGGCGACATAGAACCAGCACACTTTCTGGAGCATCTGCTGAACTATCTGGAAACCCCACCATTCATGCGCAAAGTTCTGttccccatccaccccaacctcaaatcTCAGGGCCTACTGCACGGTCTGGACAtgccacaccacccccacaaGGATGAGTGGCTGCCGTATCGCGAGGGTCTGACTCTCGAAGCTCCTCCACGGTCAGGCAAGGG CACCGCCGTCGACATTGGCATGCCCGAAACAGTCACCATTTCCGAAGACATCCCTCCCAAGACGCGCGTAACCCTCAAAATGCCCGACGACTCCCAAGGCAAGCCCGAGCCCGTCAACCCAGCCGAACCCAGAACCGAAGGCGGCTACTTTTGGGGCTACAGCGTGCGCAAAGCCAAGTCCCTCTCCGACGTATTCACCTCCTCGGCCTACGAGGACGGTTACGACCTCTCCATCGGCACCTCGGAGCGTGGCGTTCCGCTCTCAAAGGTTTTCCCTAACCACAACCAAACTGCTACTTTCAACCACATGCTCATCGTGTTTGGAGGGCCAAGAGGATTGGAGTTTGCGGCGATGAACGATCCTGATCTGGGGCAGATGGGGATTCAGGGGGCGAGGACGAAGGAGCTGTTTGATCACTGGGTGAACGTGCTGCCGAATCAGGGGACGAGGGGGATCAGGACGGACGAGAGCTTGTTGATAGCTTTGACTgcgttgaggaggttgtgggaTAATAGCtga
- a CDS encoding hypothetical protein (COG:O; EggNog:ENOG503P3Q3), with product MPDQITSAADWRSTVSSNAVVVADFYADWCGPCKMIAPHFQSLANKYAKPRKIAFVKVNVDNQGEVAQQYGVRAMPTFLILHNGSVIKTIQGANPPALTSAVEAAIKLAGPGAVGGSSFSSGGQRLGGTPVGGQRVGSGQRVARPISWDINQLVNAVLSFLGLYFVSLLSLDPYKSAEASRFNKKNPPAAAKPATGPGGRPAGRATFKTLNDLGSE from the exons ATGCCTGATCAAATCACATCCGCCGCCGACTGGCGCTCCACCGTCAGCAGCAATGCCGTGGTTGTCGCTGATT TCTACGCCGATTGGTGCGGTCCGTGCAAGATGATAGCCCCCCATTTCCAGTCTCTCGCCAACAAGTACGCCAAGCCCCGCAAGATCGCGTTCGTCAAAGTCAACGTCGACAACCAAGGCGAGGTCGCCCAGCAATACGGCGTGCGCGCCATGCCCACCTTCCTGATCTTGCACAATGGCTCCGTCATCAAGACTATTCAAGGCGCCAACCCACCTGCTCTTACGTCGGCTGTTGAGGCGGCGATCAAGCTTGCTGGACCTGGGGCGGTAGGGGGGTCGTCGTTCAGCAGTGGTGGTCAGAGACTGGGTGGGACGCCGGTTGGGGGGCAGAGAGTCGGTTCGGGGCAGAGGGTTGCGAGGCCGATTTCGTGGGATATTAATCAGTTGGTTAATGCTGTGCTGAGCTTTTTGGGCTTGTATTTTGTTTCGTTGCTTTCG CTTGACCCCTACAAGTCGGCAGAAGCGTCCCGGTTTAACAAAAAGAAcccgccggcggcggccaAGCCGGCGACTGGGCCTGGTGGGAGGCCGGCTGGACGGGCTACGTTCAAGACGTTGAATGATTTGGGGAGTGAGtga